The Candidatus Latescibacterota bacterium genome segment TCGTGCTGACATCGACGACAGGCATATCATCACCACTGTGCATAAGGTCCCCGGTAGTGAGGAGAAGGCGTTTGCCGAGGATCCCGCTCGGATGAAGCTTTGCAAAGTCCTCCCTGCTGAAATCCCGGCTCCTGAAAACCGCCACGGCCAGAGCATCTCCGAGTGCGACCGACACGGTGGTACTCGTCGTGGGGACGATGTCCATCGGGCAGGCCTCCTTCTCCATATCTATGGCCAGCACTACGTTGCTGGCCTTTGCCAGGGCCGACTCGCCACTACCCGTTATCGATATTATCGACACCTTCTTGTCATTGAGGTAGGGAATGAGTGTGGAAAAATCTCCGTCGCCCCCGCTCTTGCTCACGGCAAGGAAGATGTCATCGCCTGAGACCATTCCCAGGTCGCCATGCGCGGCTTCCACCGGGTGCAGAAAAACAGAGGGAGTACCCGTACTGCTCAACGTGGCGGATATCTTTCTCGCCACAATACCCGA includes the following:
- a CDS encoding KpsF/GutQ family sugar-phosphate isomerase; the encoded protein is MKNNRADILKAGREVLSLEIEGLELLRDAVGDDFVKAVELILGCRGKVIVCGIGKSGIVARKISATLSSTGTPSVFLHPVEAAHGDLGMVSGDDIFLAVSKSGGDGDFSTLIPYLNDKKVSIISITGSGESALAKASNVVLAIDMEKEACPMDIVPTTSTTVSVALGDALAVAVFRSRDFSREDFAKLHPSGILGKRLLLTTGDLMHSGDDMPVVDVSTTLREALIEIVDKRLGCTGVTDSDGRLAGLITDGDLKRILLRDPGALESPVIELMTKEPRTTKAGILAVVALEEMEMNPGGPITLLFVTDVDGRPEGVIHIHDIIRAGLK